In Abyssisolibacter fermentans, the genomic stretch ATGTAAGTGCAACACCAGTACGTGAAGCATTTAAAAAATTAGCATCTGAAGGATTCATTGAAATCAAACCATATTGTGGGGCGGTTGTTAAGAATATAGACTATGAAGAAATAATGGAAGCTTATGTTGTAAGAGAATCATTGGAAGTGCTTTCAATTAAGCTTGCTATATCAAATATTAGCTCCGAGACACTTAATTATCTTTATAAGTTAATAAATCAATATGCTACAGTAAAAACCATTGAAGAATATGTTAATATAAGTAATGAATTCCATCTACTAATTAGAAAAGCTTCGAATAATAGAATTTTAGAAAATACACTAGAAGATATTGAAAAAATAATTTTGAGAGATAGAAATATTTCAGC encodes the following:
- a CDS encoding GntR family transcriptional regulator encodes the protein MHDEINKLESLKRKPLNVMVYEELLKSIIDGKLAQGTKLSEVHVAKQLNVSATPVREAFKKLASEGFIEIKPYCGAVVKNIDYEEIMEAYVVRESLEVLSIKLAISNISSETLNYLYKLINQYATVKTIEEYVNISNEFHLLIRKASNNRILENTLEDIEKIILRDRNISASNMERINEIYKEHKAILDAIKEEDIEEAEKAVRFHIKSGFNYIKDRVSKKY